From Lolium perenne isolate Kyuss_39 chromosome 5, Kyuss_2.0, whole genome shotgun sequence, a single genomic window includes:
- the LOC139831133 gene encoding uncharacterized protein isoform X1 translates to MTGKYFSGKQYQWRRSQQLTCSSVEEGHEDQGRDLLHTITPDLVFIIDDKSHKVFTRVDLLFQVLPDWLNSSSRVVGRLLCASPKGCQGSFVRRSIAFWVARPWRGGVAAVIQSGGRRCGAVPTA, encoded by the exons ATGACAGGCAAATATTTCTCAG GAAAACAATACCAGTGGAGGAGATCCCAGCAGTTGACTTGCAGCAGTGTGGAAGAAGGGCATGAAGATCAAGGAAGGGACCTGCTGCATACAATCACGCCAGACCTGGTGTTCATCATCGATGATAAGTCGCACAAGGTGTTCACCCG TGTCGATCTGCTCTTTCAGGTGTTGCCGGATTGGCTCAATTCTTCCTCACGCGTCGTTGGAAGGCTCCTTTGCGCCTCGCCGAAAGGTTGTCAG GGCTCCTTCGTGCGAAGAAGCATCGCCTTCTGGGTCGCGCGACCTTGGCGAGGCGGAGTGGCAGCAGTGATTCAGAGCGGTGGAAGGCGTTGTGGCGCGGTGCCAACTGCGTGA
- the LOC139831133 gene encoding uncharacterized protein isoform X2 → MTGKYFSGKQYQWRRSQQLTCSSVEEGHEDQGRDLLHTITPDLVFIIDDKSHKVFTRCCRIGSILPHASLEGSFAPRRKVVRAPSCEEASPSGSRDLGEAEWQQ, encoded by the exons ATGACAGGCAAATATTTCTCAG GAAAACAATACCAGTGGAGGAGATCCCAGCAGTTGACTTGCAGCAGTGTGGAAGAAGGGCATGAAGATCAAGGAAGGGACCTGCTGCATACAATCACGCCAGACCTGGTGTTCATCATCGATGATAAGTCGCACAAGGTGTTCACCCG GTGTTGCCGGATTGGCTCAATTCTTCCTCACGCGTCGTTGGAAGGCTCCTTTGCGCCTCGCCGAAAGGTTGTCAG GGCTCCTTCGTGCGAAGAAGCATCGCCTTCTGGGTCGCGCGACCTTGGCGAGGCGGAGTGGCAGCAGTGA